One segment of Castanea sativa cultivar Marrone di Chiusa Pesio chromosome 3, ASM4071231v1 DNA contains the following:
- the LOC142629562 gene encoding glutathione S-transferase U10-like has translation MEEKKGEVVLFGTWTSPICTRVELALKLKGIPYEYVEEDLKNKSELLLSHNPVHKKVPVLVHNGKSIAESLIILEYIEECWNTTPKLLPEDPHQRAKLRFWANYYDQKVVPIFYIIATAKGKEEIEKAIEDLSQVLKVFEEGIEKDFPGQNPFFNGDSLGYLGISIGSHGCNYKAVHEIVDAVVISEKNPKFLSWINALKNCPLMEETLPPHDKLVARFKVFLPSAQA, from the exons atggaggAGAAGAAAGGTGAAGTTGTCCTGTTTGGAACATGGACCAGCCCAATCTGCACTAGAGTTGAGCTAGCCCTTAAACTAAAAGGCATACCCTATGAGTATGTGGAGGAAgatttgaaaaacaaaagtgaGTTGCTCCTTAGCCACAATCCAGTCCACAAGAAAGTACCTGTACTTGTTCACAATGGGAAATCCATTGCTGAGTCACTAATTATTCTTGAATACATAGAAGAGTGCTGGAATACCACCCCAAAACTATTGCCTGAGGATCCTCACCAAAGGGCAAAACTCCGTTTTTGGGCCAATTATTACGATCAAAAG GTTGTGCCAATCTTCTACATCATCGCCACGGCCAAAGGCAAGGAGGAAATAGAGAAAGCCATTGAAGACTTGAGCCAAGTGCTTAAGGTGTTTGAAGAAGGTATTGAAAAGGATTTTCCAGGGCAGAACCCATTCTTCAATGGCGATAGCTTAGGGTATCTTGGTATCTCTATTGGCTCACATGGATGCAACTACAAAGCTGTTCATGAGATCGTGGATGCGGTAGTCATATCAGAAAAGAACCCAAAGTTTCTATCATGGATCAATGCTCTGAAGAACTGCCCTCTGATGGAGGAGACACTACCGCCTCATGACAAATTGGTTGCCAGGTTCAAAGTCTTTCTTCCATCTGCTCAAGCTTAA